DNA sequence from the Carassius gibelio isolate Cgi1373 ecotype wild population from Czech Republic chromosome A14, carGib1.2-hapl.c, whole genome shotgun sequence genome:
ATAGATTTATGTATGTTTGCTtgatatttaaagaaaaatacggtatttgttttattattattaactaattcgttattttttatttatttattttgaagtgtcTTATTGAAGCCAAACTTCAAGTCTTAAAAGAAGTGTTATTggggtttttatgttttatagaaGGGAAAACTAGTATCACATAATAAAATGTTAGCAAATTAAAGGCATTTGATATTAAAGCTTTTCAGCTTTTTTAACTGGTACGCACAAAAGAGAACAAATCATACACTTCATATACCAACTTCATATACTAAATGTACAGCTGAGTCActcaaacataaatgtttttccACAGAGATCCACCAGATACTGGTCTGCTGTTTCTGCTGCTCGAGGACTCCATAAGTCTGCACTAGATGGTGAGCAAGCTCTACTCTCACTGCTTTAATTTCAGTAAACTGCTGTTTGTTAACTCttgatggaaaagaaaagaattgAAAGTCTAAGCTTTTGTTAGGGTctgtaaattaacatttatacaGAACGACTAATTGACTAATCTAGAATAGTGACTGGCACTCAGAAGGATGGGTGCTATCCAGCAATGTCAAGTGCTTCAGTGTTAGTTTACACTTTCTCTCATCTGTTTTTAGTGGCAGAGCGTCCTGCCCCTGAGGAAACAGTGACCAGCAGTTTTGGCAGGTTCATTCAGAGCGTCCAGCCAAGGCATCTGTCACCAACCGTGTTGCAGCGCAGCAAGCGCATGGTTTTAGACAGCATCGGTGTTGGGCTTTTGGGGAGCACCACTGATGTGTTTGATCTGGCCCTTCAGCACTGCCAGGTAGGGAACGGTCCTGATAGTATATAGTAAACTTTCGAGAAATCAGCCTGTGTTTTCCCATCATTAAGAGATGCAGTTTTCAGTAGAATTTAGtgatattgcaaaatataatGGCAACTAGAAGTCGTGGTGTACAAACAAAGTCCATGTTCGAACAGTAATGTTGGCCATTTCTGATATGCTGATATGTGAATGAGTCATCTATCCTTTTCCCCAAGCACATGTATGCTCCTGATGATGTCAGCTTCGTCTACGGCCGCCAAGGCATGAAGCTCTCTCCAACCCTCGCAGCTTTTGTCAATGGAGTAGCAGTAAGTGTCATCACGTGCATTGAGTCGTAACTGAACTTGTGTGATTCAACATCCTGGTCACATATGCAGTGTTTCCCCAAAAACACCTGTTCTGCAAGCCTGAAATTAGCATCCAGACAAGACAGTCAATGAAGGATTGAATTCTAAACTTTCATTGTAGCATTTTTGGCAGCCAGTTGTGgtattgtaaaaataaacatctcAAGTCATGAAACCTCAGTAATGTGAAACTTTCATGGAGTACGGTAACATCCATGGAAAGTCTGCTGTGGACCCGCTAAATTGAGTGTGTTTAACCAATAACACTTCAGGAAGTGTTTCAAATAGAAACTAGACAGGCTATGTTATTGGATCTTACTCATACTGCCGACAGTCATGCAGAGGCTTTTCCTTTCCCCTGTAGTGTTTTGACTATGTTAGAGAAGATGTAGATGTGGCCAATATGTAGAAACACAAACCATCATCCCAGAACTGCCACTTTAGTCCTCGATTGACCTATCGGTTTTCCACAGGCTCATTCGATGGACTTTGACGACACTTGGCATCCCGCGACCCACCCCTCAGGAGCAGTACTACCTGCCCTCCTGGCGATAAGCGACATGTTGCACAACAACAGCAAACCAAGTGGTCTTGACTTCCTAACCGCCTTCAATGTGGGCATCGAAATCCAAGGCCGACTGATGAGATTCTCCAACAAGGCTTACAACATCCCTAAGAGGTTAGAGTCCATTTGTTGTCTCAATTTAAGTGAGCGAGAGCAATAATTACATGTCTAAGTACAGCACAGCCTGAATAACAGCATGGGTATTCTGTGAGGTAAAACATGCGCAGCTGGGTGGGTCGGAGCATCTCAGATGCCATGTGGAAGTTCACAAAGCTTCTTTAGACAGCTGTTTTTGCAGAGCAGCTCTGTTTGTGCTCCGAGACACCTCTAATTTGTTATTTCCTGAGTGCTGTGAAAACAGAATCCATCTGGGTTCTGGAAATATGTCCAAAGCTTTTACAGGGCTTTCACATGGCAAACAGTAAAAAGAAAGTGTAAATATTAGACATACTAATTTTGAAGGAGGGAGGGAGTAATATTTAGAGACCTGTGGCCTCATTTGGGTGCGGACAGATTTGATCTTAGATTGTGTTAAACTAAAATCCGGACCATCGGTCAAATTTATACGTCTTTGACGTGGAAAAGTTCTTAACATGACCTCAGGGGTCTATGCAGATGAATGCATTTTCTGGTGTCCGAGAACTGCAGGTATTTGGAAATTTAAAGAGTTCTTGCAACTCACCATTCTCAAGGGAAAGATTTGGATCTGAATTACAATCAATCAATGTAGGTACAGTTTCTATGCCACATTTTATAAATGAAGTTCCTAATAACTACTGGAGACACAACAACAATAGAAACCCTTATGGTGGCAGGATTAAGAGAAACTTGCGACTGTAGTTTGGACaagtataaaaacatattttattgcaAAAGCAAAACCAATGGATATTGGACACAAACAAAATACCAGTGTCAGATGAATTATACTTTAAAAGCCACGTGTTCAGCTGTCCCTAGAACTGAAGAACAATTTAAGCTTTAGATaagagtcaagtcacctttatttgtatagcactttatacaaacattgattgtctcaaagcagctttacagagtcaaacaggaaaatagtttgtcaataatgcaagagaaCAATAATGAAGAGTAATTATTTTCtggctaaagtcagttcattgatgattcacaCTAGAACAGCTGTGGAGAGCTGATTAACTCTAACTTGGTAAAATAATGACCAGTCTCTTTCTTCTGTCTTTCCGGTCAGGTTCCATCCTCCCAGCGTGGTGGGCACTTTGGGCAGTGCGGCGGCTTGTGCTCGTCTCCTGTCTCTGGATCGCCATCAGTGCAGTAATGCCTTGGCCATCGCTGCATCTCTGGCAGGTGCACCAATGGCTAATGCTGCAACGCAATCCAAACCTCTTCACATCGGTAACGCCTCGCGCCTAGGTCTCGAAGCCGCCCTGCTGGCGTCCCGTGGGTTGGAGGCAAGTCCTCTAGTCTTGGATGCAGTACCCGGTGTAGCCGGGTTAAGTGCTTTCTATGAAGACTATGCCCCGCACCCCATCAGTTCCCTAGAGGAGGATCAGCACAGCTTCCTCATAGAAACGCAAGACATCGCTTTCAAGCGCTTTCCTGCACACCTCGGCATGCACTGGATCGCCGATGCTGCCGCCGTCGTGCACA
Encoded proteins:
- the LOC128026878 gene encoding cis-aconitate decarboxylase, which produces MLSTLQRSTRYWSAVSAARGLHKSALDVAERPAPEETVTSSFGRFIQSVQPRHLSPTVLQRSKRMVLDSIGVGLLGSTTDVFDLALQHCQHMYAPDDVSFVYGRQGMKLSPTLAAFVNGVAAHSMDFDDTWHPATHPSGAVLPALLAISDMLHNNSKPSGLDFLTAFNVGIEIQGRLMRFSNKAYNIPKRFHPPSVVGTLGSAAACARLLSLDRHQCSNALAIAASLAGAPMANAATQSKPLHIGNASRLGLEAALLASRGLEASPLVLDAVPGVAGLSAFYEDYAPHPISSLEEDQHSFLIETQDIAFKRFPAHLGMHWIADAAAVVHKILVGMKGGSISPNLVQDILLKVPLSKYINRPFPETEHQARHSFQFNACTALLDGEVTVESFQPDALLRPELHALLSRVRLEHPHDNPANFNIMYGEVEVTLVSGDVLRGRCDTFYGHWRNPLSQESLQKKFRSNAGTVLSNERVERLIEAVEGLDHLDNCKPLLAQLQ